In a genomic window of Methanobacterium sp.:
- a CDS encoding cupin domain-containing protein produces MLIKSIDDCEYFQTSDQTTLCELLHPKNEKIKMGCSIAYALLNKGEASLPHELKTSVEIYYILEGKGVMHIDKESEEVKKGDAIYIPPGSVQWIKNNGKSLLKFLCVVTPPWKEEDEYLCD; encoded by the coding sequence ATGTTGATCAAATCTATTGATGACTGTGAATATTTCCAAACTTCTGATCAAACTACTCTCTGTGAGCTACTGCATCCGAAAAATGAAAAGATAAAAATGGGCTGCAGCATCGCCTATGCCCTATTAAACAAGGGTGAAGCATCCTTACCGCATGAATTGAAAACTTCTGTGGAAATATATTACATTTTAGAAGGGAAAGGTGTAATGCACATTGATAAAGAGTCTGAAGAAGTTAAGAAGGGTGATGCAATCTATATACCACCTGGATCTGTGCAGTGGATAAAAAACAATGGAAAATCATTATTGAAGTTTTTATGCGTGGTAACACCACCTTGGAAAGAAGAAGACGAGTATTTATGTGATTGA
- the cbiE gene encoding precorrin-6y C5,15-methyltransferase (decarboxylating) subunit CbiE yields MAKLYLIGTGPGSSDYLTVAAVQATKFVDVLVGSQRALDLFPDFHGEVLVLRAKNMDEMMEKSVSLVDGGKNVAILSTGDPGFSGVLKPILKLRDDLDLEVIPGISSLQLAAAKLQVPWDEANLLTLHGKGNSDVILDFLENGKVTIVLPDFRVEKLAQFLLENGMNPGRKIAVCERLSYPDERVFKGTVKEVASKKFSYLCVMVIY; encoded by the coding sequence ATGGCAAAACTTTACCTAATTGGAACCGGACCAGGATCCAGTGATTATCTAACAGTAGCAGCAGTTCAGGCTACAAAATTTGTTGATGTTCTCGTGGGAAGTCAAAGAGCTCTGGACCTATTTCCCGATTTTCATGGGGAAGTTTTGGTGCTCCGGGCAAAGAATATGGATGAAATGATGGAAAAATCAGTTTCACTGGTGGATGGGGGTAAAAATGTTGCAATTCTCTCCACGGGGGATCCTGGATTTTCCGGGGTTTTGAAGCCTATACTCAAGTTAAGGGATGATCTGGACCTTGAAGTAATTCCAGGTATCAGTTCCCTGCAACTGGCTGCAGCCAAGTTACAAGTGCCATGGGATGAAGCAAACCTTTTAACACTTCATGGTAAAGGCAATTCTGATGTCATATTGGATTTTTTAGAAAATGGAAAAGTTACCATAGTTTTACCAGATTTCAGGGTTGAAAAATTAGCTCAATTCCTACTTGAAAATGGTATGAACCCGGGGAGGAAAATTGCAGTTTGTGAAAGGCTCAGCTATCCTGATGAGAGAGTTTTTAAGGGAACTGTAAAAGAAGTAGCATCTAAAAAGTTCAGTTATTTATGTGTTATGGTAATTTACTAG